GCCTTGCAGGCCCGGTGGCTCAGGCTTTCACCGTTTGCAGGCGCACTTGTGCCTTGCCAGTGGCGGGCTTGAAGAAAGCATCCACGCCCCGATGCAGGAACCAGGCCAGTCGCTTCATGTTGTAGCAGGCGGCCATCATCGTCATCCCCACCGTGGCGCGCGCCTGTCCGATGGTGCGCACGAACTTGCCCCCCAGGTGGCGGATACCGGCGAACACGTGCTCCACCTTGGCTCGTTTCTTTGCGATGCGCTGGTTGCGCCCCTTCTGGCATTCGCTCTGTGGTCGGCCCGCCTGCGCACGGCGCTGCATCGCATCCACGAATCCCAGCACTTTCAGCATCTGGCACCTTTGGCGGCTCGGGTAGGCTTTGTCCGCATGCACTGCCCGCCCGGTGTTGTGCATGTCCAGCACCTCATCGAAGTGGTGCCCGTCGTGCTCGCTGGCCGTGCCCGTGGCGAGGCGGCGGATGAAGCCGTGCTTGAGGTCCACGCTCACGCTGAGCTTGTAGCCGAAGTGGCTTTTGCCGTGCTTCTTCGTGTGCGTGGCCTCCACATCCTTTTGCCTGCGTCGCGCTTGGCTCCAGTCCGGCTGCCCGCCTTGTGCCAGCGTTCGCCGCTCCTGCTGGCCGATGTGCTGTCGGGGCGCGGGCACCAGCGTGGCATCAATGGCTTGCCCGCCCCGGGCGATGTAGCCGTGGCGCTGCAGTTGGGCATCCACCCCCTGGAACAAGGCCGTTGCCCCGCCCACGCCAAGGCGCTCGCCAAAGCGCCAGATCGTGTTGCGGTCCGGCTGGCTTTGTTGCACAAATCGCGATGCTGATGCCCGTAGACTGACTGCGTGACAGAGACGAAGAACAGGCAGCGGAGCAAGTACCGCACGACGAACTGGAAGGCGTACAACGCGGCGCTGAAAGCGCGAGGCTCGTTGACGATGTGGCTAGTGTCCTGTCCCGTTAATTCGCAGGCACGATAGCTGCATGGTTTCGGGCCATCCTTGAGGTGCCGCCATGCCCAATGCAACGACCCGAACAGAAATTGCGCTTAGTGAAGTGGAGCGCGCGGAACTGACGTCCATGGCGCGATCACGTTCGCTGCCAGCGGCGTTGTCGCTCAGGGCGCGCATCGTGCTGACTTGCGAAGGCACAGATAAAGCCAGCACCGCGGTTGCGCAGGCTCTGGGGATCAGTCGTAGCACTGTCACCAAGTGGCGCGGGCGCTATGCGCGCCATCGCATTGCAGGGCTTTACGACGAGTTGCGCCCGGGTCGCCCCCGCACGGTAGATGACGAGCGTGTTGCTGAGTTGATTACCAAGACGTTGCACACCAAGCCTGCTGATGGGGGTACCCACTGGAGCACCCGCACGCTGGCCGCCGATACGGGCATCAGCAAGAGCACGGTGGCGCGCTATCTGCAGACCTTCAACCTCAAGCCGCACCGGGCCGACAGCTTCAAGCTGTCGACCGATCCGCTGTTCATCGAGAAGCTGCGCGACGTTGTGGGGCTGTACCTGAACCCACCTGACAACGCGCTGGTGCTGTGCGTGGACGAGAAGAGCCAATGCCAAGCTTTGGAGCGTACGCAGCCGATGCTGCCAATGGGGTTTGGCTATGTCGAAGGTGTCACGCACGACTACGTGCGCCACGGCACCACCACCTTGTTCGCGGCCCTGAACGTGATGAATGGCCAAGTGATCGCGCAGTGCCGGCCCCGGCATCGTCATCAAGAGTTCCTTGCCTTCCTGCGCGCCATCGACAAGGCAGTGCCCGACGAACTGGATGTGCACTGCATAGCTGATAACTACGCCAGCCACAAGCATCCAAAGGTGCGCGCTTGGTTGGCCGAGCGGCCTCGCTGGCACATGCACTTCGTTCCGACCTATTCAAGCTGGCTCAATCAGGTCGAGCGCTTCTTCTCGATCATCACCACGCGGGCAATCCGCCGTGGCTCGTTCACCAGCGTGAAGGATCTGATCAACAAGATCGACACATTCATCGCGAATTACAACCAGTCCTGCCAGCCGTTTACTTGGACAGCTACAGCAGACTCCATCCTCGAAAAACTCGCCAGACTATGCGGGCGAATTAACGGGACAGGACACTAGATGAGGGCATGCAGTGGTTTGGCACGCCGACCGGCAGGCGTGGACGCAGCCGAACCTTCTCGGACGCAGCAATCCAGTTCTGCCTGAGCATCAAGTGCCTGTTCGGCCAGCC
This region of Acidovorax sp. GBBC 1281 genomic DNA includes:
- a CDS encoding IS630 family transposase; translated protein: MPNATTRTEIALSEVERAELTSMARSRSLPAALSLRARIVLTCEGTDKASTAVAQALGISRSTVTKWRGRYARHRIAGLYDELRPGRPRTVDDERVAELITKTLHTKPADGGTHWSTRTLAADTGISKSTVARYLQTFNLKPHRADSFKLSTDPLFIEKLRDVVGLYLNPPDNALVLCVDEKSQCQALERTQPMLPMGFGYVEGVTHDYVRHGTTTLFAALNVMNGQVIAQCRPRHRHQEFLAFLRAIDKAVPDELDVHCIADNYASHKHPKVRAWLAERPRWHMHFVPTYSSWLNQVERFFSIITTRAIRRGSFTSVKDLINKIDTFIANYNQSCQPFTWTATADSILEKLARLCGRINGTGH